In Rattus norvegicus strain BN/NHsdMcwi chromosome 3, GRCr8, whole genome shotgun sequence, a genomic segment contains:
- the LOC134486235 gene encoding uncharacterized protein LOC134486235, with amino-acid sequence MFGLDLFHFSPPLEDAAEAFVIILAAFILSRLVFNFAAAPRHHRRSCLEDGKCRPTVIAGQRVLRELQDSMSETGRDKRLKSSKRKGAGKKTDPPKDFRSEGARGWGKNAPGEKQRKEKKALERRSLYPVKELEAVELDSSETDELSSSEEEDLEDEGARYEEERYGSRWRATVKTLKVMDPLWARLIILIKLHRVILIRFDRGRLPENLFRRIKQKDISILNFCLQSCSVSLPHHL; translated from the coding sequence atgtttggtcttgacctctttcacttctctcccccacTAGAAGATGCGGCAGAGGCTTTTGTTATCAttttagcagccttcattctttctcgtttggtttttaattttgcgGCTGCTCCTAGGCACCATCGgaggtcgtgcctagaagatgggaaatgccgcCCAACTGTGATAGCGGGACAGAGAGTGCTAAGGGAgttacaagacagcatgtcagaaacagggcgggataaaagattaaagagctcaaagagaaaaggtgcaggtaagaaaacagaccctcccaaagactttagatctgagggagcgagaggttggggaaagaacgccccgggagagaaacagagaaaggagaagaaagctctggaaaggagaagcctttatccagtaaaggagttagaggctgtggagcttgatagttcagaaacagacgagcttagctcctctgaggaagaggatctaGAAGATGAGggagctcgctatgaagaagaaagatatgggtctaggtggagagccactgtgaagacactgaaagttatggatcctttgtgggcaaggctgataattttgattaaacttcacagagtcatactgatcagatttgatagaggtagactgcctgaaaatttattcaggagaatcaaacaaaaggacatctcaattctcaacttttgtcttcagagttgtagtgtttcacttccacaccatttgtga